Proteins found in one Silene latifolia isolate original U9 population unplaced genomic scaffold, ASM4854445v1 scaffold_20.1, whole genome shotgun sequence genomic segment:
- the LOC141638475 gene encoding uncharacterized protein LOC141638475: MNFRYHPMCGKLKLSRLVFADDLLLFSKGDTTSIMILLRAFATFTAATGLHMNTLKSNIYFNGVVESVKQDILQVSGFVEGTLHFKYLGVPISAGRLSVKHYSVLIEKINARIRGFGAKKPPMLGDLHWKVEALCRNYLWDGSPDYIRVPMVSWEKYCTPKCEGGLGLRDNYAWNVAAIAICKVKGKYSVAYHAGHWCPHPKGYTVSNGYEWIRTKKTRVPWAIYVWNTWCLPKHNFVNWLISRKALMLKDRLASLGISTDDKCLLCGIASETHEHFFQHCGFTKLLIYNLMRHLNIRRPGSDALLWVQNKPWSVVKKNVVSAFLQAGLYAVWIQRNKARVDFTVDRPEVVAQATLKLLKLCTVP; this comes from the exons ATGAATTTCAGGTATCACCCCATGTGTGGTAAATTAAAACTGAGTCGCCTCGTGTTTGCTGATGATCTACTTCTTTTTTCCAAAGGTGATACAACTTCCATCATGATCCTCCTTAGAGCTTTTGCTACATTCACTGCTGCTACTGGTCTTCATATGAATACTTTGAAGTCCAATATATATTTTAATGGAGTTGTTGAATCAGTTAAACAAGACATTCTGCAGGTGTCTGGTTTTGTAGAAGGAACCCTCCATTTTAAATACTTGGGTGTTCCGATCTCTGCTGGCAGGCTGTCTGTGAAGCACTACTCAGTATTGATTGAAAAGATTAATGCTCGCATCCGAGGATTTGGTGCAAAAAAGCCTCCTATGCTGGGAGACTTACACTG GAAAGTTGAGGCACTCTGTAGAAATTACCTATGGGATGGTTCTCCTGATTATATTCGAGTGCCCATGGTTAGTTGGGAGAAATATTGCACGCCAAAATGTGAAGGCGGTTTGGGACTTAGAGACAACTATGCTTGGAATGTTGCTGCCATAG CTAtctgcaaagtgaaaggaaagtATAGTGTTGCCTATCATGCTGGTCACTGGTGCCCTCACCCTAAGGGGTATACTGTTTCTAATGGTTATGAATGGATTAGGACAAAGAAAACTCGTGTGCCTTGGGCTATCTATGTATGGAATACTTGGTGCTTGCCTAAACATAATTTTGTGAATTGGCTTATTTCTAGGAAAGCCCTGATGCTCAAAGACAGATTAGCATCCTTGGGCATCTCTACTGATGATAAGTGCTTATTGTGTGGTATTGCTTCTGAAACACATGAACACTTTTTTCAACATTGTGGTTTTACTAAACTCCTTATCTACAACCTAATGCGTCACCTGAACATCAGAAGACCTGGTTCTGATGCGTTATTGTGGGTGCAAAATAAGCCTTGGTCTGTGGTTAAGAAAAATGTGGTGTCTGCCTTCCTTCAAGCTGGACTTTATGCTGTCTGGATCCAGAGGAACAAGGCGAGAGTTGATTTTACTGTTGACCGTCCTGAAGTTGTTGCCCAGGCTACGCTCAAGTTATTGAAACTTTGTACAGTACCCTAG
- the LOC141638476 gene encoding uncharacterized protein LOC141638476 → MTTPSSSAPPLTTVSWIRSFMDRCKLKKNGSNFADWDEQLRLAAKGDEKLRFLTKPSPPTPNARLSNAVREAYEDYQKETAAIKNVLIFSMQADLQRSAIKMSTAYEIYTKVGTMLSQAPRILQYEAASQFFELNIKEGQNVSTHVLKMIEHVETLKLQGVEIPEQLVIDRVLHSLSRIKSYVQFFFLVKG, encoded by the coding sequence ATGACAACCCCTAGCTCATCCGCACCACCTCTCACTACCGTTTCATGGATTCggtcctttatggatcgatgcaaACTCAAAAAGAATGGTtcaaatttcgccgattgggatgagCAACTTCGCTTAGCCGCAAAAGGTGATGAAAAACTTCGTTTCCTTACCAAACCTTCTCCCCCTACACCTAATGCTAGGTTATCAAATGCCGTGAGGGAGGCCTATGAGGACTACCAAAAGGAAACGGCCGCGATCAAGAATGTATTGATCTTCTCCATGCAAGCCGATCTTCAAAGGAGTGCCATAAAGAtgagcaccgcctatgagatctatactaAGGTTGGGACCATGTTATCACAAGCACCTAGAATATTGCAATATGAAGCGGCTTCTCAATTCTTTGAGCTCAATATAAAAGAAGGACAAAATGTGAGCACTCATGTGCTCAAAATGAttgagcatgttgagactctCAAGTTGCAAGGGGTAGAGATCCCCGAACAACTAGTTATTGACCGAGTACTCCATTCATTGAGTCGTATCAAAAGCtatgttcaatttttttttttggtgaaaggttag